The following coding sequences are from one Halictus rubicundus isolate RS-2024b chromosome 11, iyHalRubi1_principal, whole genome shotgun sequence window:
- the Mrpl53 gene encoding mitochondrial ribosomal protein L53 has translation MSLPFNGSRTRSKGIISAIAKHLRTLTLKPVKSVIIKFDAFNPNAVQTRDFFFHITTPKIIATNPRCIVKPEIVSDLSDPVVTFKLLSGDNVVVKSANLTSLNILELYNKHITPLSTPDPETGSEKTADDNEKKKKRKKRVKIKRESKHRGVFL, from the exons ATGTCGCTGCCTTTTAATGGAAGCCGTACACGTTCGAAAGGAATCATAAGTGCAATTGCAAAACATTTAAGGACTCTCACTTTAAAACCCGTAAAATCAGTCATTATAAAATTCGATGCCTTCAATCCTAATGCTGTGCAAACGAG AGACTTTTTCTTTCACATTACAACTCCGAAGATCATTGCAACAAACCCACGTTGCATTGTGAAACCAGAAATAGTTTCAGATTTGTCTGACCCCGTAGTTACATTCAAGTTAT TATCAGGTGATAATGTGGTAGTCAAAAGTGCAAACTTGACGTCTCTGAATATTTTGGAACTTTACAACAAACACATCACACCATTATCAACACCTGATCCTGAAACTGGAAGTGAAAAAACAGCTGACGACaacgagaaaaagaagaagcgaaagaaaagagTTAAAATTAAACGAGAATCCAAACATAGAGGAGTATTTTTATAA
- the LOC143358862 gene encoding uncharacterized protein LOC143358862, with product MASYTTNSKNYNMKLIDTLYNHVPAFTDVFDEETWYIFVACFVAGTFLVTFILSRFITLTPVE from the coding sequence ATGGCTAGCTATACTACCAACAgtaaaaattacaatatgaAACTTATCGACACTCTCTATAATCACGTTCCAGCATTTACGGATGTCTTTGACGAGGAAACGTGGTATATTTTTGTTGCCTGTTTCGTAGCAGGCACATTTTTAGTCACGTTCATTCTTTCGAGATTTATAACATTAACGCCCGTGGAATAG
- the Rpn13 gene encoding regulatory particle non-ATPase 13 isoform X1, whose amino-acid sequence MSGAALFGNNASRSNLKNLVEFKAGKMTMKGKMVYPDTRKGQIYVYQSNDSLMHFCWKDRTTGFVEDDLIIFPDDCEFKHVPQCKTGRVYVLRFKASGKKFFVWLQSLKTDKDEEYCRKINEVLNDLPTPDTQRSGNPNAEGDLQNLLNNMSQQQLIQLFGGVGQIGGISNLLGTMTRPQVAQSARASTTTASSDSTRNTTSRPATQMISSPSSTDTSKPNGESKPATKTPAPSTTGTTTSSNNKIQLSDLQNFLSDIPPVPPVPVVSPVPPVGAEIFVQRGVATELTNAIRAAISASENLESEMSPHLPPGDQLCTTLLSPQFSQALSMFWSALQSGQAGPVIQQFGLGPDAVNAAASGNIEEFVSALETEAKTGQEQTQQGQDDTSAKQASPTASSDKKDDDEGMALD is encoded by the exons ATGTCGGGAGCAGCACTTTTTGGAAACAATGCATCCCGCAGCAATTTAAAAAACCTAGTCGAATTTAAAGCTGGGAAAATGACTATGAAAGGGAAGATGGTTTATCCAGACACACGAAAGGGACAGATTTACGTTTATCAATCTAACGATTCATTGATGCATTTCTGTTGGAAAGATCGTACTACTGGCTTTGTTGAAGAT GACCTAATTATTTTCCCTGATGATTGTGAGTTTAAACATGTTCCCCAATGTAAAACTGGAAGAGTATACGTTTTAAGGTTCAAAGCGTCTGGCAAAAAGTTCTTCGTTTGGCTGCAG AGTCTGAAAACAGACAAAGATGAGGAGTACTGCAGAAAGATCAATGAGGTCCTAAACGACCTACCAACCCCAGACACCCAAAGAAGTGGCAATCCGAATGCAGAAGGCGATCTCCAAAATTTACTGAATAATATGTCACAGCAACAGTTAATTCAATTATTCGGCGGAGTAGGCCAAATAGGAGGAATAAGCAATTTATTGGGGACTATGACCAGACCACAGGTTGCTCAGAGCGCTAGAGCTTCTACGACAACTGCATCTAGTGATAGTACAAGGAATACCACTTCAAGACCTGCCACACAAATGATTTCTTCTCCATCGTCAACTGACACGTCCAAGCCAAATG GTGAGAGTAAACCCGCAACCAAAACACCTGCTCCATCAACAACAGGGACTACTACTAGTAGTAACAACAAAATACAGCTTAGCGATCTTCAGAACTTCTTGTCTGATATTCCACCTGTTCCACCTGTTCCAGTTGTTTCACCTGTTCCCCCTGTTGGAGCAGAAATTTTTGTTCAG AGGGGCGTAGCAACCGAGTTGACCAATGCCATCCGTGCGGCGATCTCTGCCTCTGAAAACCTGGAGAGTGAAATGAGCCCGCACTTACCGCCAGGGGACCAACTGTGTACCACGCTATTGTCTCCCCAGTTCTCCCAGGCGCTATCAATGTTCTGGTCTGCTTTGCAGTCAGGCCAGGCGGGACCTGTCATCCAGCAATTCGGCTTGGGACCAGACGCTGTCAATGCTGCGGCCAGTGGCAATATCGAAGAGTTCGTCAGTGCTCTTGAAACCGAAGCAAAGACTGGCCAAGAGCAAACACAGCAAGGACAGGACGACACTAGTGCTAAACAAGCCTCACCGACAGCTAGTTCTGATAAGAAAGACGATGATGAAGGAATGGCATTAGATTAA
- the Rpn13 gene encoding regulatory particle non-ATPase 13 isoform X2 produces MSGAALFGNNASRSNLKNLVEFKAGKMTMKGKMVYPDTRKGQIYVYQSNDSLMHFCWKDRTTGFVEDDLIIFPDDCEFKHVPQCKTGRVYVLRFKASGKKFFVWLQSLKTDKDEEYCRKINEVLNDLPTPDTQRSGNPNAEGDLQNLLNNMSQQQLIQLFGGVGQIGGISNLLGTMTRPQVAQSARASTTTASSDSTRNTTSRPATQMISSPSSTDTSKPNGESKPATKTPAPSTTGTTTSSNNKIQLSDLQNFLSDIPPVPPVPVVSPVPPVGAEIFVQSGQAGPVIQQFGLGPDAVNAAASGNIEEFVSALETEAKTGQEQTQQGQDDTSAKQASPTASSDKKDDDEGMALD; encoded by the exons ATGTCGGGAGCAGCACTTTTTGGAAACAATGCATCCCGCAGCAATTTAAAAAACCTAGTCGAATTTAAAGCTGGGAAAATGACTATGAAAGGGAAGATGGTTTATCCAGACACACGAAAGGGACAGATTTACGTTTATCAATCTAACGATTCATTGATGCATTTCTGTTGGAAAGATCGTACTACTGGCTTTGTTGAAGAT GACCTAATTATTTTCCCTGATGATTGTGAGTTTAAACATGTTCCCCAATGTAAAACTGGAAGAGTATACGTTTTAAGGTTCAAAGCGTCTGGCAAAAAGTTCTTCGTTTGGCTGCAG AGTCTGAAAACAGACAAAGATGAGGAGTACTGCAGAAAGATCAATGAGGTCCTAAACGACCTACCAACCCCAGACACCCAAAGAAGTGGCAATCCGAATGCAGAAGGCGATCTCCAAAATTTACTGAATAATATGTCACAGCAACAGTTAATTCAATTATTCGGCGGAGTAGGCCAAATAGGAGGAATAAGCAATTTATTGGGGACTATGACCAGACCACAGGTTGCTCAGAGCGCTAGAGCTTCTACGACAACTGCATCTAGTGATAGTACAAGGAATACCACTTCAAGACCTGCCACACAAATGATTTCTTCTCCATCGTCAACTGACACGTCCAAGCCAAATG GTGAGAGTAAACCCGCAACCAAAACACCTGCTCCATCAACAACAGGGACTACTACTAGTAGTAACAACAAAATACAGCTTAGCGATCTTCAGAACTTCTTGTCTGATATTCCACCTGTTCCACCTGTTCCAGTTGTTTCACCTGTTCCCCCTGTTGGAGCAGAAATTTTTGTTCAG TCAGGCCAGGCGGGACCTGTCATCCAGCAATTCGGCTTGGGACCAGACGCTGTCAATGCTGCGGCCAGTGGCAATATCGAAGAGTTCGTCAGTGCTCTTGAAACCGAAGCAAAGACTGGCCAAGAGCAAACACAGCAAGGACAGGACGACACTAGTGCTAAACAAGCCTCACCGACAGCTAGTTCTGATAAGAAAGACGATGATGAAGGAATGGCATTAGATTAA
- the LOC143359166 gene encoding uncharacterized protein LOC143359166: protein MARRCSDNRRKRKLSGIEKRSLTKKADRLMLVCKTAKDNVPELPAEGNLDESHVASGRKRNRTLHRTSKAEEEHGPGPSCTLLQTVKTPQQCGSFKKQRKKGGQLNFHNNI from the exons ATGGCGCGGAGATGTTCGGATAACAG aaGGAAACGTAAATTGTCCGGTATAGAGAAGAGATCGTTGACAAAGAAGGCCGACCGTCTCATGCTCGTCTGCAAGACAG CTAAGGACAATGTGCCGGAACTACCTGCGGAGGGCAACTTGGACGAAAGTCACGTCGCATCGGGAAGGAAAAGAAATCGTACACTGCACAGAACCAGTAAGGCCGAGGAAGAGCACGGACCAGGACCTAGCTGCACCCTCCTGCAGACCGTAAAAACACCCCAACAGTGTGGATCGTTTAAAAAGCAGAGGAAGAAAGGAG GGCAACTCAACTTCCACAACAACATTTGA